The sequence below is a genomic window from Lolium perenne isolate Kyuss_39 chromosome 4, Kyuss_2.0, whole genome shotgun sequence.
AATTTCAAGAGAATTTGATAATTAGTAAAATTTTAGGGATGAGTAATAACCATTTAGGAGATaaagaaaacaccaaaaataattttattttataaTATTAACATCATTATTAGGATTTAAACCCTAGAAATGTATTTACCTTATTTATCATTTTCCTAAAACGATAAAAATAAGACAAATGTTAAAAAAAATGCTTATTCACTTGTATAAAAGGTTTTCTTAATTTTAACTTTACTCAACAAGTTTTCACTGTCAAATTGGTATCACAGATAGGAAACCCTAATTCTATTAGGAATAAACCCTAACTCTATTATTCTATGTGAAACCCTAAAAACCTAGGAACATATAAAAAGTAATCCTTTTATCTTAATAATTAATCATAGATCCTTGATAACAAGAGAATTGCATATCCATGCTATACTAGAGTTATACAAGTCCTATTGCTAACAAGATGATCATTTTATACATTCATTCTAAATGGACCTTATATCATGAAGTAGTGGTAAACCCTAAGTGGTTTATTGCATGTCATAAACCCTAATCACCATTATTTGGTATGACACCATTTCAATCAACCATAATAGCACCTAGTGTAGTAATCCACTTATATGTTATGCACAACTAAAACCCTATAAAATATTAGAGGAATATAAACCACCTAGTTTAGGAACCaactattccttacttagtaCAACAATTGCAAAATCATAATAAACCCTAGAAACCAAAATCATTGTTTGAAGTACTTCTTGCTCCTTAAGTAACATGttgttcaaaagttattctttttaagtaaataacaagtaatcattaaccatgtcctATAATACTAAAAACTAACAACAATTCTATACATGCTATGTCAACTACTATCTCTTTGGGTGATAATGTGACTGCTATACTTTGCTACACAACTTATATGATACCAAGTTAATCaaaaccttaataagaaccttgtttgtgaaccatctctaaaagtgcaacacaccctaaacaaatcATTCCAACTCATTAATACTAAACcatcggggttaggttacgcttagagcgattgcatctcatactatgcattatagcatgttTGTCAATATTTTAAACATTGTTATTaccagacgatgatgctatttcagaatttagaGTTATATCGTCACAAAGCttttgactgcataatcttgcagtcaagaaagcaagttcatcacttggtcATGTCACTAGTATTATGtttatcaaattatttgcaaattactatttgtaTCACTCTTGCATTACAAAACAaagttacttttccaattatgaatatgactatgtggtggacaatggaaccatggtatgagtttggtggaggttccattgcaactgGGTTAGTCACCTTGGACTTAACAACCATTGTCGTACAGTGATTCTTGCACTGTATaattcgtgttaaccataagatctataatagcTGTGGGGGAAGTTAGCTGTATCTTTTTTCCTTTCGCATATCAACATGTCATTAATAGGGGTTGCCTGGATCGTGTTATCGATAGAGTAAATGAGGGAACGAAGGTTCTGCTCGGTCTACCTATTGATAAAGGAGAGGGCGGACTTATTAAAGACTTACGAAGGATTGCAAGGGTTGGTCCGGGTCGTGCAAGGTTGGGGCATGCGGATCTCAGAGAGGTCTACCACTAAGATAAAGGGGATGACATATGCCTTAGCTGGTCTTTCTATAGCTAAAGGACATGACaaacttacaaaagggtgggtatacgGGATCGCGGAGAAGGATAGTGATTAGCTTGGACCTTATACTGGGCCCCACACAAGGAAGTGCGGACGAGAAGAGCTGCTCGTTTTGCAACAACGATAAGTTCTCTTTTGGGAAatgtaacacacctctgcagagtgtatttatttgtggcttgtcactccctgttttgGGTTTGGAACTGCAAACGCggccagaaaggaactccacgaagttctagacacccggtgaaggctgacggacatagcttttctgaataaaagcaacattttgaagaaatgattacaaaaacttgcattttcCTATGATTTTTTGGtatgtggctgtagctagtgcatgatacacctatttcaattattgaacttgctgagtacgctcgtactcacccTTTTCCTCTTGACCCCCCTGCTTAgtcatggaggcatcgaaggaggatctacagtgaaactcgaagacagaggagccaactacttcaagagacaaaaCTCTACCAGaggagtcaatggagtcaaccacTACATCCACCATGGAGAAAACTTAGATTAGAAGTAGAAGGAAACTagctccctaatcctagcacctaattaGCTAGAGACCAGTCATAGTTTCTTTAGAAGGTCTAGTACTTCGATAGGAAGAGCTAGTAATAAGTTTAGTCCACAAGTTGTTATTTTGgaatttatttgcagttttacctcatcataattaggaggttgtgttgatctttgtAAAGAGTGTGTGTAATTCTATAAACATGACTTGGACCTGCATATGTGTCAGTTGTACCACTCCGAGGaatgtaatactagtggaacggtgtctcattggtgttatgtcaacgacttgcataCTAAACTATGCAGTGGTATGTTGGGTCACCTCATGTGTGATAAACAATTAAGATTTACATTTGTATGTTATATTCATCATGTGCGTGACATTTGCTTCATCATATCTCATCATATATTTCTGCAATTGTGAAATTATACATCACCAAGGGTGGTTCCATATTTTACATCATCTAGGATTGCACGGGTAATATATTTAACCTCACTTataaaaactaaaagagaaaactAAACCAGATAATCTATACTTGCGTTTTGATGATGTATTTTACAGGATGCTACTAAGGACGGGTGCAGTGGCCAGTGGCGCACAACAATACCGCCCGGTCAGGCATCGTGCATGACTAGACGTTGAGCCGAAGATGCAACTAAAGAATGTTCCTAGATGTTAGATTTGCTTTGTGAGTCGTGATAGTATGATGAGTTGCAACGCGGATTTTAACTACAACTTGTCACACGCTTCCCGGAGAGCAACTTTGTCCAAACAAGCTTATCATCTAGCAGAAAATccgaaaaagaaaaacaaaggtGGCTTTCAATCGCGATCACACCGAGAGCTGGAGGAGCACGTCGCCAACGGCGGGCGGTGGAAGCACGCCTAGGTCAGTGATGAGAAGCTCCAGGTGCTGTGGTGGGGTGTAGTCCCTCACCGCCGTCTCGACGTCCACGCCACACGGTACCAGTTGGCCGCCGAAGCCCACGGGTCGTCCAGGGCCATGCTCGATGTCCTTCTGCCCCAGCGGGTACAGCCTCGCGAACTTGTAGCTCTCGGCTGCCACATAGATGGGCCTGCTCATGGAGCGAGCCACGATGGCGACCTGGTACGTGCCCACGGCGCCCACCACGCCGCCGGTCTCGGTGACCACGTCGGCGCCTACCAGCACCAAGTCAACCTCACTCATCGCGTAGGCCACCGCCAAGTCGAGCAGCACCTTCGCCGGAATCCCCGCCGCCGCGAGTTCCCCGGCCATCCTCATCCCCGAGCCATCTGGCCTACCCTCTGCAATAGTAGGAAATATACTAATTAAGCTCCACACATCATTAGCAATGCCACGAAGGTTTTGTTAATTCGCGATTGAATCATGCGTGCCTACCGGTGCATAGAACTTTTAGGCGCTTGCCGCTGGCGCCGGCCATCTTGAGGGCGTCGAGCACGGCCGCCGAGTGGCCGTGCACCAGCACGGTGCAGCCGTCCAGCAAGAAATCCTGGCAGAGCGTCGCGATCGTCCTGCGTGCGCCTCCACAGATGTCCCCAAATCTCCTGGCGCGGCTGACGAGGCGGCGCTTGACGACAGAGAAGGGGGCGGTTTGGTCGTCGCCCTCTACGCGCCGACGGGTGAGGACGTACCGGACGAACATGTCGCATGCCGCCGAGAGAGAGCCGTACGTTTTGTCCAGGCACTGCAAGTTTCATCGGTGAACACGTCCATCACAATTTGCGTGTTTGAATTAATGGAGTAAAATAAACTGATAAGAAAAACTACTAGCTCGATCAGCATATACTATCTCAGATCAAGAGCCTACCTTTAGTTCCTCCACGGCCGTATTGACCTCGGCTTCGAGCGCCGCCACTGTATCGGCCATGCTGGACCGGGCAAGGCCAACGAGCGCCATGACCGCCGCCACGGCCTCGTCACCGGCGCCGACCCCCTCTTTCTTCCACCGGTCGAATTCTCCGATGATGAAAGCCTCGGCGGCCTCGCCACCTCGCGTGCCAGCCATTGTTCTCAACAACAGGGCAGAGGAAGAAGCTGCAATACGATCTTGCAAAGAAGCAGCGGTTAATGTTGCAGCTGAAGGATGCAGGGAGCGGAGAAGAAGCCGGCGGCGACATGGTTGGGTGGGCTACGTGCACGACGATCGATCTAGCTTACTGCATCGCGATTTCCATCTGGAAAACTTTTGCGTCCGAGCTGCGATTCCGGCGATGGTTTTGCTCCGATTTTGGAGAGGGGGACACGTCGTATATATGGACAGCTGCAGCCGGGGCCGTGTTTGCTTATGAGGTGGCGTTTCCTCTTTGGGGCGGCCCAAGCCCAATGGACTTTACGCAAGAGAGATTACGATCTACTTTGGCCCAGTTAACCCGAATCGCACCACTATCCTGAACCCTAATACCCGATTTGTCCAACACAGCCCGCGCGCCGCCATCGCCGGCTGCGGACGCGATGGACATTCCGCTCCCCGGCGGGGGCGTCGACGGCTCGGAGGACTACTCCCCGGCGACCACCGTCGTCACCTTCGACAGGCCCCTCCCTCTGCTCCGAGCGCCTGTCCCTTCCTCCGCTCCCGGCGATCCCCCCGTCCTCGCCTTCCGCGACGCCGCGAGCTGGCGCGCCGCCTGGGAGGCTGCCGAGGCCAGCCTCTTCTCCCAGTGCGAGGTAAACACATACCAGCTCGCCTGAATCGAATGCAAAGCGAGGGGCGGTGCAACCCCGTAGTGCTCGTACCTAGCAAGCGCTCGATAGATGACGCAATCGATTAAGCGATGCGGATTTTTTAGAGTGTGGTTGCTCTGTGAAGTAGATACGGATTGCTCATGGCAATACAGATCCAAGCGCTGGAAGCCTTTGCCTGTTGCAGCTGGCCGAGCTGCCTTGCGCTAGTCATGCCAGGCAGCAAGTTTAGCAGCTGCGTATATCaaaagagggcagacaagctcctGACTACTGAAGATTGGTAGTCTGGGTTTACGACGCTCCTTAACATGACATTGGCGTACATCACGAACATTGACTTTTGCAATGTTACTGTCAGCGGTCGGTAGAACGTGGAATATGGAGTTGATGAAAGTAGGCTTTCTGTGTGGTTATTACTATAGACCAGTTTTTGTTATTCCATGTCTGAAAGGCAAGGAATGTTTACATTTGCAGCTGGCCGAGCTGACTAGTGC
It includes:
- the LOC127348909 gene encoding uncharacterized protein, with amino-acid sequence MAGTRGGEAAEAFIIGEFDRWKKEGVGAGDEAVAAVMALVGLARSSMADTVAALEAEVNTAVEELKCLDKTYGSLSAACDMFVRYVLTRRRVEGDDQTAPFSVVKRRLVSRARRFGDICGGARRTIATLCQDFLLDGCTVLVHGHSAAVLDALKMAGASGKRLKVLCTEGRPDGSGMRMAGELAAAGIPAKVLLDLAVAYAMSEVDLVLVGADVVTETGGVVGAVGTYQVAIVARSMSRPIYVAAESYKFARLYPLGQKDIEHGPGRPVGFGGQLVPCGVDVETAVRDYTPPQHLELLITDLGVLPPPAVGDVLLQLSV